The Mytilus trossulus isolate FHL-02 chromosome 3, PNRI_Mtr1.1.1.hap1, whole genome shotgun sequence genome contains a region encoding:
- the LOC134712833 gene encoding glutamic acid-rich protein-like: MREFLLLPVILTFLQFRQSQSFSVQKRHTKSNSDLDNALEVLRRKRRRIDDSNIRTMYGDLASQYLPYDEYVPGGYNEDDVEKEDLADQYQLAKILNSYQDQYRDDTDNTITQDQSSETETPTIEEIKEMFDEIDKNDAKDKVERSDSKPDKKSDKISQQQMDELLSEAAKVPTDNTKPSVDEKSKGNTPEPVSPDELKDVFKDTKTQEQQDDRGNANVGSISQEYVNNNQGNSLQKKKKRMAKRDNNSEKEEETKDEMLLNLVQEVQELRGKVAKLQLVEYLEDKENDYLASALKAATLAQLGKAEPYLEDEYGDIQKALDIEETLQAIKEATEGPEEDEEEPVQEVTEKRSQPPFEDNLGVWYDEPVPGQEQGDAQQKLEDFVKQYRQRYDVEDENENDVEDESIVPENMPVPVLPTTEDICPQLDLLTSNCEVASLLDIDDEARDLCNRHEVCYICGATVGLTQQDCDTGFRSETVERCRTSHCIQSGAEFLWFIKQDHKFTNSFIEQCDAACVKKYIVGE, from the exons ATGAGAGAATTTTTGTTATTACCGGTTATTCTTACATTCCTACAATTTAGACAGAGTCAATCATTTTCTGTTCAAAAACGACACACAAAGTCAAATTCAGATTTAGATAATGCTTTAGAAGTGTTGAGAAGAAAACGGAGACGGATTGATGATTCTAATATACGAACAATGTATGGAGATTTAGCAAGTCAGTATTTGCCTTATGATGAATATGTCCCAGGTGGATATAACGAAGATGATGTTGAAAAGGAAGATCTAGCAGATCAGTATCAACTTGCTAAAATCCTCAATTCATATCAAGACCAATATAGAGATGACACCGATAATACTATTACACAAGATCAGTCGAGTGAAACGGAAACACCAACAATTGAGGAAATTAAAGAGATGTTTGATGAGATTGATAAAAATGACGCAAAGGATAAAGTCGAACGATCAGATTCAAAACCTGAtaagaaaagtgataaaatttcACAACAACAAATGGATGAACTCTTATCTGAAGCAGCAAAAGTTCCCACTGATAATACAAAACCGTCAGTAGATGAAAAAAGCAAAGGAAATACACCAGAACCGGTTTCACCTGACGAGCTGAAAGATGTCTTTAAAGACACAAAAACTCAGGAACAACAAGACGATCGGGGGAACGCAAACGTCGGATCAATTAGTCAAGAATACGTTAATAATAACCAAGGCAattctttacaaaaaaagaagaaacgTATGGCAAAGCGAGATAACAACtcagaaaaagaagaagagacAAAAGATGAAATGCTTTTAAATCTTGTCCAGGAAGTACAAGAACTACGTGGAAAGGTTGCTAAGCTACAGCTTGTAGAATATCTTGAAGACAAAGAGAATGATTATTTAGCATCTGCTTTGAAAGCAGCTACACTAGCTCAACTAGGAAAAGCTGAACCATATCTTGAAGATGAATACGGGGATATTCAGAAAGCTCTCGACATAGAAGAGACCCTTCAAGCTATTAAAGAAGCAACTGAAGGCCCAGAGGAAGACGAAGAGGAACCAGTTCAAGAAGTTACTGAAAAACGTAGTCAGCCGCCTTTTGAAGACAACCTAGGTGTGTGGTATGATGAACCTGTCCCTGGCCAAGAACAAG GAGATGCTCAACAGAAGTTAGAGGACTTTGTCAAGCAATACAGACAAAGATATGATGTGGAAGACGAAAATGAAAACG ATGTTGAAGATGAAAGCATTGTTCCCGAAAACATGCCTGTTCCAGTTCTCCCGACTACAGAAG acATCTGTCCACAGCTTGACCTTTTAACCTCAAACTGTGAGGTTGCTTCTTTACTTGATATTGACGATGAAGCAAGAGATTTGTGTAACAGACATGAAGTTTGTTATATCTGT GGTGCAACTGTAGGATTAACTCAACAAGACTGTGATACTGGGTTCCGTTCAGAAACAGTAGAAAGATGTAGAACCAGTCATTGTATACAGTCCGGAGCAGAGTTCTTGTGGTTTATCAAGCAAGACCACAAATTCACCAACAGTTTCATTGAACAATGTGATGCTGCATGCGTTAAAAAATACATCGTTGGTGAATAG